In one window of Thermovenabulum gondwanense DNA:
- a CDS encoding MFS transporter: MQNLQEQYNLKEKKVKNNFNALSYDSIFFNISTSFIDPGTIIPSFVSMLTSSPVLIGLTTTIRNCGWFLPQLLVARRAEGLPYKKPLVLIGAILYRFALLSIILSAFLAVKTPNLALILFFLFFTLMSFADGITGVPWIDLFAKSIPVPMRGRYYSKTQFLSGSLSFLTGFIIKGILNVKTIIFPYNYIIIFSLALLFALLSFFSFSRLIEDEKSKTNNAPSLAEYLKGIPLVFKSDKDFSRLILVNTLFRFFFLPLPFYITYARTNLGLPEDMVGIFVSFQMVGFIIAGLIFGRVNDIFGSKKVIKITGYLITLPPVLALLSNLLFLKHLPYIPLYIMTFMLIGATNSGIWVGIFNYLLKIAPEEKRPLYIGLINTLTAPTTFLPLLGGVIIENFSYIIMFLFAEIFLVCGLISSFSLRHIDGD; encoded by the coding sequence TTGCAAAATCTGCAGGAACAATACAACCTCAAGGAAAAAAAAGTAAAAAATAACTTCAATGCTTTAAGCTACGATTCAATTTTTTTTAATATCTCTACATCCTTTATAGATCCGGGCACCATCATACCTTCTTTTGTCAGCATGCTGACCTCTTCTCCGGTTCTTATAGGACTTACTACCACCATACGAAACTGCGGATGGTTTTTGCCCCAGCTGCTGGTAGCCAGGAGGGCCGAGGGCCTCCCTTATAAAAAACCGCTCGTCTTAATTGGTGCAATTTTGTACAGGTTTGCTCTCTTATCAATAATATTATCGGCATTTCTGGCGGTAAAAACCCCCAACTTAGCTCTTATTTTATTTTTCTTATTTTTTACCCTTATGTCCTTTGCCGATGGGATAACAGGGGTCCCGTGGATTGACCTTTTTGCTAAATCCATACCGGTACCTATGAGGGGGCGCTACTATTCTAAAACTCAGTTTTTAAGCGGCAGCCTTTCATTTTTAACGGGTTTTATTATAAAAGGTATTTTAAACGTTAAGACCATAATTTTTCCATATAATTACATAATAATATTCTCCTTAGCGCTGCTTTTTGCACTCCTTTCATTTTTTTCCTTTTCCCGCTTAATAGAGGATGAAAAAAGTAAAACAAACAATGCGCCGAGCTTAGCAGAATATCTGAAAGGCATTCCGTTGGTTTTTAAAAGCGATAAGGACTTTTCCAGGCTTATCCTGGTTAACACCCTTTTCAGGTTTTTCTTTTTACCGCTTCCCTTTTATATTACCTATGCGAGGACAAATCTTGGACTTCCCGAAGATATGGTGGGGATATTTGTTTCTTTCCAGATGGTGGGCTTCATTATCGCCGGGTTAATTTTCGGCAGGGTCAACGATATATTCGGAAGTAAAAAGGTTATAAAAATTACCGGTTACCTCATTACACTTCCGCCCGTTCTGGCACTATTATCAAATTTGCTATTTTTAAAACATTTACCATATATACCGCTTTACATTATGACCTTTATGCTCATCGGCGCCACTAACAGCGGAATATGGGTAGGCATTTTCAATTACTTACTTAAAATAGCCCCCGAGGAGAAAAGACCTCTTTATATTGGATTGATTAATACCCTTACCGCTCCCACTACTTTTCTCCCTCTGCTGGGAGGGGTAATAATCGAAAATTTTTCATATATAATTATGTTCCTTTTTGCCGAAATTTTCCTGGTATGCGGGCTTATCTCATCCTTTTCCCTGAGGCATATCGACGGAGATTAG
- a CDS encoding peptidoglycan D,D-transpeptidase FtsI family protein: protein MDIYETGGGDGIIKMNNLKKNIKTTFYIFCLLFLSLMSYLTYFQLYERQKLIESSYNRRLWEQETKIKRGTIYDRNGVTLAETIDLGTEKKRIYISGEAFGPLLGYSSMKIGRSGLESALNGELLGIAQKEPLSLLRQKIYGLSQGNDVYLTVDAELQKKAYSLLEGKRGAVVALEPETGAVLIMVSSPGFDSNKVEEQWEKLKGDRGLPLLNRALTGLYPPGSAFKVVTLSGVLENFTGIEKEKFETKGYIKVGGRVIKDDNSIKPGEYSLKEAFAVSSNAIFAGLGLRLGRDKLLKIAGDFGFNSKIPFEMYVKKSQFPGHSLMDSDVQLAEDSIGQGKVLTTPLLMASIAQIIANHGVYHSPYIIDKVKTPLGQVKVNNLRTVRKTVISPQTADIVRDYMVEVVEKGTGKAARMKDIKVAGKTGTAENPHGEPHSWFIGFAPAQDPAIAIAVIVENGGSGGKVAAPIAREIIEYYFKIRNRK, encoded by the coding sequence TTGGATATCTACGAGACGGGAGGAGGTGATGGAATAATAAAAATGAATAATTTAAAAAAAAATATCAAAACTACCTTTTATATATTCTGCCTGTTATTTTTATCTTTAATGTCTTATTTAACCTATTTTCAGCTCTATGAAAGGCAAAAACTTATAGAAAGCTCCTACAACAGGAGGCTGTGGGAGCAGGAGACAAAAATTAAAAGGGGTACAATTTACGATAGAAACGGTGTTACCCTTGCAGAGACAATAGATTTAGGTACCGAGAAAAAGAGAATATATATAAGCGGTGAAGCTTTTGGCCCTTTGCTGGGTTATTCCTCGATGAAGATAGGGCGCTCGGGGCTTGAAAGCGCATTGAATGGAGAGCTTCTCGGGATTGCCCAGAAGGAACCCTTATCTTTGTTGAGACAAAAAATATACGGTTTATCTCAGGGGAATGATGTGTACCTTACCGTAGACGCAGAGCTTCAAAAAAAGGCTTATAGTCTATTGGAAGGGAAAAGGGGGGCGGTAGTAGCTTTAGAGCCTGAAACGGGAGCCGTACTTATAATGGTAAGTTCACCCGGTTTTGACTCAAATAAAGTAGAGGAACAATGGGAAAAACTGAAAGGCGATAGGGGCCTTCCTTTGTTAAACAGGGCTTTAACCGGACTTTATCCTCCGGGCTCTGCTTTCAAGGTGGTTACCCTGAGCGGGGTGCTTGAGAATTTTACCGGTATAGAAAAGGAAAAATTCGAGACAAAGGGTTACATAAAAGTGGGTGGCAGGGTTATAAAGGATGATAATTCAATCAAACCGGGAGAATACAGCCTTAAGGAGGCTTTTGCAGTATCCAGCAACGCTATTTTTGCAGGGCTGGGATTGAGGCTGGGGAGGGATAAGCTTTTAAAGATAGCCGGGGATTTTGGGTTCAATTCAAAAATACCTTTTGAAATGTATGTAAAAAAGAGTCAATTTCCAGGGCATTCCCTGATGGATAGCGATGTACAGTTAGCCGAGGACTCCATAGGTCAGGGGAAGGTTCTGACCACTCCGCTGTTAATGGCATCGATAGCTCAGATAATTGCAAATCACGGGGTTTACCACAGCCCCTATATAATTGATAAAGTAAAAACCCCCTTGGGACAGGTGAAGGTAAATAATTTAAGGACTGTAAGGAAAACGGTGATTTCACCCCAGACGGCGGATATTGTGAGAGATTATATGGTGGAAGTAGTGGAAAAGGGTACGGGTAAAGCGGCAAGAATGAAGGATATTAAAGTGGCGGGTAAAACGGGAACGGCGGAGAATCCCCATGGAGAGCCTCATTCCTGGTTTATCGGATTTGCTCCGGCCCAGGATCCGGCTATAGCCATAGCCGTTATAGTGGAAAATGGTGGCTCAGGGGGCAAAGTCGCTGCTCCTATAGCACGAGAAATTATAGAGTATTATTTTAAGATTAGAAATAGAAAATAG
- the glp gene encoding gephyrin-like molybdotransferase Glp, which yields MVLFEVKSVKEAVNIIEENINITDKGFEEVDLFEAAGRVVYSEVQATEDVPAFNRSTVDGYAVIAKDTFGAGEVVPAILEVIGEVRMGEKTELKISPGQAVRISTGGMLPENSDAVVMLEYTHPLDDKTLLIEKPVAPFENVIKKGEDIATGEVLFRKGHTLRTQDVGALAALGITRVKVFKKPKIGIISSGDEVKEPDEKVDMGEIRDVNTYTLFSALKALGAVGIPLGIVRDDFDQIKNTLKLALENCDAVIISGGSSVGTRDLTLKAINSLGEPGLIFHGLSVKPGKPTIFAAVKGIPILGLPGHPVSALVIFELIGRPLVNLLMGRDKDYGVYEILAKCDKDLSSAAGREDYIRVRLEKREDELWAVPVLGKSGMICTMSKSDGLLKIPPERVGISKGEMVEVILLK from the coding sequence ATGGTGTTATTTGAAGTAAAAAGTGTTAAGGAAGCGGTTAATATCATAGAAGAAAATATAAATATTACCGATAAAGGTTTTGAAGAAGTGGATTTATTTGAAGCAGCAGGAAGGGTGGTTTATTCGGAAGTACAGGCCACGGAAGATGTTCCTGCCTTTAATAGATCCACGGTAGACGGTTATGCGGTAATTGCTAAGGATACCTTCGGTGCCGGCGAAGTTGTACCCGCTATACTTGAAGTGATCGGTGAAGTAAGGATGGGTGAAAAAACGGAACTAAAAATAAGTCCGGGGCAGGCTGTAAGAATTTCTACCGGAGGAATGCTTCCCGAAAATTCCGATGCGGTCGTTATGCTTGAATATACACATCCCCTTGATGACAAAACACTGCTTATCGAAAAACCGGTAGCTCCCTTTGAAAACGTAATAAAAAAAGGCGAGGATATTGCGACGGGGGAGGTCCTTTTTAGGAAAGGTCACACCCTGAGAACCCAGGATGTGGGAGCATTAGCGGCACTGGGTATCACGAGGGTCAAAGTGTTCAAAAAGCCCAAAATTGGCATTATTTCTTCCGGGGATGAGGTAAAAGAGCCCGATGAAAAAGTAGATATGGGAGAGATAAGGGATGTCAACACCTATACCCTGTTTTCCGCTTTAAAAGCCCTCGGTGCAGTGGGAATACCTCTCGGAATTGTGAGGGATGATTTTGATCAAATAAAAAACACCTTGAAGCTTGCTCTGGAAAACTGCGATGCGGTAATTATTTCGGGTGGAAGTTCCGTGGGCACCAGGGACCTCACCTTAAAAGCTATAAACAGTTTGGGAGAACCGGGATTAATTTTCCACGGTTTGTCGGTAAAACCCGGGAAACCCACGATTTTTGCTGCTGTTAAAGGAATTCCTATCCTTGGACTTCCCGGACATCCTGTATCTGCTCTGGTGATTTTCGAACTCATCGGAAGGCCTCTGGTAAATTTACTCATGGGCAGGGACAAAGATTATGGCGTATATGAAATTTTGGCAAAATGCGATAAAGATTTATCATCGGCTGCAGGAAGGGAGGACTATATCAGGGTAAGGCTGGAAAAAAGGGAAGATGAACTATGGGCTGTCCCGGTTCTGGGGAAGTCGGGAATGATTTGCACGATGTCAAAATCGGATGGCCTTTTAAAGATTCCCCCGGAAAGGGTAGGGATATCGAAAGGAGAAATGGTAGAAGTAATTTTATTAAAATAA
- a CDS encoding 2-hydroxyacyl-CoA dehydratase, with protein sequence MRKVSFPFVGTANIPFENLMRAFGNDVILPSRPTKETLSLGTKYAPEFACLPFKIVLGTYIEVLEKGANTLVSTGGVGPCRAGLYTALQEKILKSLGYEFEMITLEPPSRYLKDLIQNIKKLINVKLSFKDYIRIAKFIWKELQLLDKAEKLSHKVRPLEVKKGEASLAYKKAVDLVREAKDLKELLEVEREIENLFDKIDKKDIDPIKIGIVGEIYVLLEPSANLEIEEMLGDLGVYAERSMFLAGYTFYNAIMDLFRRPGEMDVKKEAMPYFKEMCGGHGRESVGNAIIFAKRGFDGVIQLSPFTCIPEIVAKSILPRVCEKYNIGFLPVTLDEQTGKEGLRTRIEAFVDLLSARKKKNFIKGDAKNGALFGY encoded by the coding sequence ATGAGAAAGGTCTCCTTTCCTTTTGTGGGAACGGCAAATATACCCTTTGAAAATCTTATGAGAGCCTTCGGCAATGATGTTATACTGCCTTCAAGGCCAACAAAAGAAACATTAAGCCTCGGGACAAAGTACGCACCGGAATTTGCCTGCCTACCCTTTAAAATAGTTCTGGGCACATACATCGAGGTTCTGGAAAAGGGGGCAAATACCCTTGTCTCCACCGGGGGGGTGGGGCCCTGCAGGGCCGGGCTGTATACCGCATTGCAGGAAAAAATTTTAAAAAGCCTCGGATATGAATTTGAGATGATTACTCTGGAACCCCCCAGCCGTTATCTTAAAGATTTAATTCAAAATATAAAAAAATTAATAAATGTAAAATTGAGCTTTAAAGATTATATAAGAATAGCAAAATTTATCTGGAAAGAGCTTCAGTTACTCGATAAAGCCGAAAAACTAAGCCATAAGGTCAGGCCTTTAGAGGTGAAAAAAGGGGAGGCTTCTCTTGCCTATAAAAAAGCCGTGGATCTGGTGAGAGAGGCAAAGGATTTGAAAGAGCTTTTAGAAGTGGAAAGAGAGATTGAAAACCTTTTTGATAAAATTGATAAAAAAGATATTGACCCGATAAAAATCGGCATAGTGGGAGAAATATACGTACTTCTTGAACCTTCAGCAAATTTAGAGATAGAAGAAATGCTCGGCGATCTGGGAGTATATGCCGAAAGATCCATGTTTCTTGCAGGATACACCTTTTATAATGCCATTATGGATTTATTTAGAAGGCCCGGAGAAATGGATGTAAAAAAGGAGGCTATGCCTTATTTTAAAGAAATGTGTGGAGGGCATGGAAGGGAATCTGTAGGAAATGCGATTATTTTTGCAAAAAGGGGATTTGACGGAGTTATTCAACTTTCACCTTTCACATGTATTCCTGAAATAGTTGCAAAGAGCATCTTACCCAGGGTGTGCGAAAAATACAACATAGGTTTTTTACCCGTTACTTTGGATGAACAGACCGGCAAGGAAGGGTTAAGAACCAGAATAGAAGCTTTTGTGGATCTACTTTCGGCCAGGAAGAAGAAAAATTTCATAAAAGGAGATGCTAAAAATGGCGCATTATTTGGGTATTGA
- a CDS encoding DMT family transporter, translated as MKKSLLADGALLFVTMGWGLNFVVMKNVFLKLTPFMYLAVRFLIAFLILSGIFNENLCNFSKEDIKGGLLAGLFLFLGFASQAVGLLYTTPAKSGFITGSSVVMVPFFAYFVTKKFPGWSQVTGALLAFLGLAVISVEGNLKINPGDLITVFCAIFFALQIVVIEYYAKIAGSVNLAILETGIAGILSLITGAMYEPMPAKLDLMSWAAILYASIFCTAGAFVIQNIAQKYTTSTHAAVIMCMESVFAGVFSYIFWHEPITLKTLSGFFLILAGVLITELLPTGKMKKADLPG; from the coding sequence ATGAAGAAAAGCCTGCTGGCTGACGGCGCACTCCTTTTCGTAACAATGGGGTGGGGGCTCAATTTCGTAGTAATGAAAAATGTATTTTTGAAATTGACGCCGTTCATGTATTTAGCGGTAAGGTTTCTTATTGCCTTTCTAATACTTTCGGGGATTTTCAATGAAAACCTTTGCAATTTTTCAAAGGAAGATATCAAAGGTGGGCTTTTGGCAGGATTATTCCTATTCTTAGGTTTTGCTTCCCAGGCAGTGGGGCTTTTATACACCACGCCTGCAAAATCCGGGTTTATTACGGGAAGCAGTGTGGTGATGGTACCCTTTTTTGCCTATTTTGTAACCAAAAAATTTCCCGGCTGGTCTCAGGTAACCGGAGCGTTACTGGCATTTCTCGGGCTTGCGGTAATTTCCGTTGAAGGTAACCTTAAAATAAACCCGGGGGATTTAATAACCGTTTTTTGTGCCATTTTTTTTGCGTTGCAGATAGTTGTAATAGAGTATTATGCAAAAATAGCCGGTTCCGTCAACCTTGCTATCCTTGAAACCGGCATTGCGGGGATACTATCCCTTATAACCGGTGCTATGTATGAGCCCATGCCCGCCAAACTCGATCTAATGAGCTGGGCAGCAATTTTATACGCATCGATTTTCTGCACTGCCGGTGCCTTCGTAATTCAAAATATCGCACAAAAGTACACCACTTCTACCCATGCAGCGGTGATTATGTGTATGGAATCGGTTTTTGCAGGGGTTTTTTCTTATATTTTCTGGCACGAGCCCATTACATTAAAAACCCTTTCGGGATTTTTTCTGATTCTGGCCGGTGTTTTAATTACCGAACTTTTACCCACAGGTAAAATGAAGAAGGCTGACCTGCCGGGCTAA
- a CDS encoding FtsW/RodA/SpoVE family cell cycle protein produces the protein MSPQIENIYNKSAAVFAITGIVNFLLLSYFNKALGLGIFYSALIFLAVFFLCYIVNYKFIESSDTYLFIIPSLLVELGLTMLCRINPDLFKRQLLFYIAGSFLFIFSTLLTKYFIKKINSPMLFFILTFIFLLLPVLFGVERGGARNWILINGYFSFQPSEIAKLFYVFYLASNLREGRIEKLHRLILEIFSIIVLLILTRDLGGAMLFYLTALFMIFIATSRYDYFLLGFIVIVLLGGASFYLMPYVRARVLAWLDPWQDVPGRGYQIAQSLFAIAQGGFFGTGLGLGHPDYIPAVATDFIFSAFTEEFGFLGGQALILLYFLLVYRGVRISLFSKDPYLSLISAGLTVFFGLQVFTIIGGVIKLIPVTGVTLPFMSYGGSSMIISFTAFGVLNGVWISTRREEVME, from the coding sequence ATGAGCCCTCAGATTGAAAATATTTATAATAAATCGGCTGCAGTATTTGCAATCACCGGTATAGTGAATTTTCTACTCCTCTCTTATTTCAATAAAGCCCTGGGACTTGGGATTTTTTACAGTGCGTTAATTTTTTTAGCGGTGTTTTTCCTTTGCTATATTGTAAATTATAAATTTATTGAAAGTTCGGATACTTATTTATTCATTATTCCAAGTCTTTTAGTGGAGCTGGGACTTACAATGCTCTGCAGAATAAACCCAGACCTGTTTAAAAGACAGTTATTGTTTTATATAGCCGGTAGTTTCCTTTTTATTTTTTCTACATTGCTTACTAAATATTTTATTAAAAAAATTAATAGCCCAATGTTATTTTTTATTCTAACTTTTATTTTTTTACTATTACCCGTATTGTTTGGTGTGGAAAGGGGCGGAGCCAGAAACTGGATTTTAATTAATGGGTATTTTTCTTTTCAACCTTCCGAAATAGCCAAATTATTTTATGTATTTTACCTTGCTTCAAACCTAAGGGAAGGAAGGATAGAAAAATTACATAGATTAATATTGGAAATATTTTCAATTATAGTATTATTGATTTTAACCAGGGATTTAGGAGGAGCGATGCTGTTTTACTTGACGGCATTATTTATGATATTTATAGCCACCTCCAGGTATGATTACTTTTTGCTGGGATTCATAGTAATCGTACTGCTGGGAGGAGCAAGCTTTTACCTTATGCCTTATGTCAGAGCAAGGGTTCTTGCATGGCTGGATCCCTGGCAGGATGTTCCTGGAAGGGGTTACCAGATAGCCCAGTCATTGTTCGCCATCGCTCAAGGAGGTTTTTTCGGTACGGGGCTGGGGTTGGGACATCCCGACTATATTCCGGCGGTAGCTACCGATTTTATATTTTCGGCCTTCACCGAGGAGTTCGGATTCTTGGGCGGGCAGGCCCTTATATTATTGTATTTTTTGCTTGTTTACAGAGGAGTAAGAATATCCCTTTTTTCCAAGGATCCGTATTTGTCCTTAATATCGGCGGGATTGACAGTGTTCTTCGGTTTACAGGTTTTTACCATTATAGGCGGGGTGATAAAGCTTATCCCGGTAACGGGGGTTACACTTCCCTTTATGAGTTATGGAGGCAGTTCAATGATCATTAGCTTTACGGCTTTCGGAGTATTAAATGGAGTTTGGATATCTACGAGACGGGAGGAGGTGATGGAATAA
- a CDS encoding FHA domain-containing protein, whose translation MLPVYELLAQLAKYLIIGLLYYLLYNFLKIMIMDIREYDQEGPGYFLQTEEGKEIPLLKVTTIGRAVDSDIVIDDPYLSSKHALIYKKGNSLYIQDLKSTNGTFLNGVKIRKPVKLKENDVLVLGSKKYILKRRELNEPSD comes from the coding sequence ATGCTACCGGTGTATGAATTATTGGCCCAATTAGCAAAGTACCTGATTATTGGGCTTTTATATTATCTATTATATAATTTTTTAAAGATAATGATTATGGATATAAGAGAATACGACCAGGAAGGACCGGGATATTTTTTACAAACCGAGGAGGGAAAGGAGATTCCTTTGTTAAAGGTTACAACCATCGGCAGGGCTGTGGATTCCGATATTGTGATTGATGATCCTTATTTATCCAGCAAACATGCCTTAATATACAAAAAAGGCAATTCGCTTTATATTCAGGATTTAAAAAGTACAAACGGAACTTTTTTGAACGGAGTAAAAATTAGAAAACCGGTGAAATTAAAAGAGAATGACGTGCTGGTCCTGGGCAGTAAAAAGTACATCTTAAAGAGGAGGGAGTTAAATGAGCCCTCAGATTGA
- a CDS encoding molybdopterin biosynthesis protein, whose protein sequence is MKKKDIYLDALPLEEAKDVFFGELERAGIFSKKSVEEINVSESLGRITAEPIFSKISSPHYNAAAVDGIAVLSERTYGASETTPIILSKGEFEVVDTGDPLPPNMDSVIMMEDVNFISDEKVEIIFPALPWQNVRLIGEDVVATELIVPENHRLRPQDIGAILAGGHVNIKVYKKPVFVIIPTGTELVNPGEELKPGDIIEYNSKVFKALLAEWGAEALIFEKHKDDYYRIKEAVEKALKIADGVIINAGSSAGREDFTANIIKDLGKLLVHGVSIKPGKPVILGLVENKPVLGIPGYPVSAFLTMELFAKPLVLRMQGQSFTEREKIRAICTRRIVSSIGSEEFVRVKIGKIGDEFVVSPLHRGAGTITSLVRADGILRIPANKEGIEAGDCVEVELLKDKKEIENTVVIIGSHDVAIDILANEVKRRYPEINLSSANVGSMGGIMALKRKEAHAAGMHLLDVDTGEYNIPYIRRYLRDEKIVLVNLAFREQGLIVMKGNPKNIKGIEDLKRKDITFVNRQKGAGTRLLLDLKLKQLNISPEKIRGYDREEFTHLAVAAQVAGGTADCGLGILSAAKALDLDFIPVSPERYDLAILYEYFEMEAVQKVLEVLRSVEFKEKLKVLGGYDTSLTGEIIGGD, encoded by the coding sequence GTGAAGAAAAAGGATATATATTTGGATGCCCTTCCATTGGAAGAAGCTAAGGACGTTTTTTTTGGAGAACTGGAGAGAGCGGGTATTTTTTCAAAAAAATCTGTGGAAGAAATTAATGTATCGGAATCCCTGGGGAGAATTACCGCCGAGCCAATTTTTTCTAAGATATCGTCTCCCCATTACAATGCCGCTGCTGTAGATGGAATTGCCGTTTTATCGGAAAGGACTTACGGGGCATCGGAAACAACGCCGATTATTTTATCAAAAGGCGAATTTGAAGTGGTGGATACGGGGGACCCGCTCCCGCCCAATATGGACAGCGTAATTATGATGGAGGATGTGAATTTTATTTCCGATGAGAAAGTTGAAATAATCTTTCCCGCATTACCCTGGCAAAATGTAAGGCTAATAGGGGAAGACGTGGTGGCAACAGAACTTATAGTTCCGGAAAACCACCGACTTCGGCCACAAGATATAGGGGCTATACTTGCAGGGGGGCACGTAAACATAAAGGTTTACAAAAAACCGGTTTTTGTCATAATCCCTACAGGTACGGAACTTGTCAATCCGGGGGAGGAGCTAAAGCCGGGCGATATAATAGAATACAATTCAAAGGTATTTAAAGCTCTTTTGGCCGAGTGGGGAGCGGAGGCCCTGATATTCGAAAAGCATAAAGATGATTATTACCGAATAAAAGAAGCGGTGGAAAAAGCTTTAAAGATCGCCGACGGAGTAATAATAAATGCCGGTTCGTCCGCGGGGAGGGAAGATTTTACTGCAAATATAATAAAGGATCTGGGCAAGCTCCTGGTTCATGGGGTTTCCATAAAACCGGGCAAACCCGTTATCCTCGGGCTGGTGGAGAATAAGCCCGTTCTCGGCATTCCCGGTTATCCCGTTTCTGCTTTTTTAACCATGGAGCTTTTTGCAAAGCCTCTGGTTTTAAGGATGCAAGGACAGTCCTTTACGGAAAGAGAAAAAATACGGGCAATATGTACAAGAAGAATTGTTTCCAGCATAGGAAGTGAAGAGTTTGTCAGGGTAAAAATAGGAAAGATCGGCGACGAGTTCGTTGTATCTCCTTTGCACAGAGGGGCCGGGACTATTACCTCATTGGTCAGGGCGGATGGAATTTTGAGGATTCCCGCAAATAAAGAAGGAATAGAGGCGGGGGATTGCGTAGAAGTTGAGCTTTTAAAGGACAAAAAGGAAATAGAAAATACCGTTGTGATAATAGGAAGCCACGATGTGGCGATTGATATACTTGCCAATGAGGTCAAGAGGCGGTATCCGGAGATTAATTTATCTTCTGCAAATGTAGGAAGTATGGGTGGAATAATGGCGCTGAAAAGAAAGGAAGCCCACGCAGCAGGAATGCATTTGCTCGATGTGGATACGGGAGAATATAACATTCCTTATATAAGGCGTTATCTTAGAGATGAAAAAATAGTCCTTGTAAACCTTGCCTTTAGAGAACAGGGATTAATTGTTATGAAGGGCAATCCCAAAAATATAAAAGGGATAGAGGACTTAAAGAGAAAAGATATTACCTTTGTTAACCGGCAAAAAGGGGCAGGGACCAGGCTTCTTTTGGACCTGAAATTAAAACAGCTGAATATTTCACCGGAGAAAATAAGAGGTTACGATAGAGAAGAATTTACCCATTTGGCGGTGGCTGCCCAGGTAGCGGGAGGAACCGCGGATTGCGGGCTTGGTATTCTGTCGGCGGCCAAGGCATTGGACTTGGATTTTATACCCGTTTCGCCGGAAAGATACGATCTGGCTATTTTATACGAATATTTCGAGATGGAGGCGGTTCAAAAAGTACTGGAGGTATTAAGAAGCGTAGAATTTAAGGAAAAATTAAAAGTCCTTGGGGGGTATGATACTTCTCTTACAGGTGAGATTATTGGGGGTGATTAA
- a CDS encoding acyl-CoA dehydratase activase: MAHYLGIDVGSVSTNIVIIDDNGEVREAIYLRTQGQPIKAVQEGLRMLANKEKEYCIKGVGTTGSGRQLAAVIVGADVVKNEITAHAVAAQKEVPDVQTVIEIGGQDSKIIILRDGVVTDFAMNTVCAAGTGSFLDQQANRLGIPIEEFGSLALKSQNPVRIAGRCAVFAESDMIHKQQLGHKLEDIIRGLCQALVRNYLNNVGKGKEILPRVVFQGGVAANLGMKAAFEEALQMEVYVPKYHHVMGAIGAALLAKDAGVKNTNFRGFRASELFFTADSFECRGCSNRCEVVNIKMDGKIIARWGDRCNKWKTMENSF, encoded by the coding sequence ATGGCGCATTATTTGGGTATTGATGTGGGCTCGGTTAGCACAAATATTGTTATAATTGATGACAATGGAGAGGTAAGGGAAGCCATATATCTCAGGACCCAGGGACAGCCTATAAAAGCTGTCCAGGAAGGGCTCAGAATGCTTGCCAATAAGGAAAAGGAGTACTGTATTAAGGGTGTGGGTACAACGGGCAGCGGAAGGCAATTGGCAGCGGTAATAGTAGGTGCGGATGTGGTTAAAAACGAAATTACAGCCCATGCGGTGGCTGCCCAGAAGGAAGTTCCTGATGTACAAACAGTAATAGAAATCGGTGGACAGGATTCAAAAATCATAATTTTAAGGGATGGGGTTGTAACGGATTTCGCTATGAACACAGTATGTGCGGCGGGCACAGGATCCTTTTTGGACCAGCAGGCTAACAGGCTCGGAATACCTATTGAAGAATTCGGTAGTTTGGCGCTAAAATCTCAAAATCCTGTAAGGATTGCAGGAAGATGTGCCGTTTTTGCCGAATCGGATATGATACACAAACAACAACTGGGACATAAATTGGAGGATATTATAAGAGGTTTATGCCAGGCATTGGTCAGAAATTACTTAAACAATGTGGGAAAGGGGAAGGAAATACTGCCCAGGGTGGTATTTCAGGGAGGGGTAGCTGCGAATCTGGGTATGAAAGCTGCTTTTGAAGAAGCCCTTCAAATGGAGGTTTACGTCCCAAAATACCATCACGTAATGGGCGCTATAGGTGCAGCCCTCCTCGCAAAGGATGCCGGAGTAAAAAACACTAATTTCCGAGGGTTCAGAGCCAGTGAATTATTCTTTACAGCGGACAGCTTTGAGTGCCGGGGTTGTTCCAATCGCTGTGAAGTGGTAAACATCAAGATGGATGGTAAGATAATCGCCCGCTGGGGGGACAGATGCAATAAATGGAAGACAATGGAAAATAGCTTCTAA